The sequence ATAGATAATAATACTGATATGATTGTTAATGATATAAAAAAGGCAATTGCATTAGAGGTTGAAAATCAAGAAAAAGATGGCAATATGAAAGTGCTTGATGTTAAGCATTTGATAGAAGAAGGAATTCAAAAGAAGATTAAGTATTTGCTAGAAAGTAATCAATCAAACGAATTAACTGAATTGATAGGAAAAGTCGTAAAAGAATTGGTATGCGACGGAAAATTGGTGTGTGATCCACCGCCTGATGCTAACAAAAAAATAATAGACGACCCTACAATTATGCCGGCATCAAAAACAAGTCCAATGATGCATATACCTGGTATGTCTTCTGTAGAAGAGCAAATTTTGATGCACGTAAAACAAATGGCTGATAAGTTAGAAAATTTTGAAAATAAGAGTGTTAATGCTGGATTTAAATTAGATGATATTATTTCGATATCAGAAAAAATAGAAAATTTGGTAAAAACATTAAATTTATCAATGCCAACCCCGGCGCTACAGCATGAAGTGAATGTTGAACCGGTTGTGATGCCTGCAACAGATTTGACAGCAGTAGAAGCAATGGATTCATTGAAAATAGCGAAGCCAGTTGCATCAGGTGCAACACCAATGACTTCATCAGAAATAGTAAAGCCGATAGCTCCGGCAGCAACACCAATGGCTCCGTTAGAAATGGCAAAGCCGGCAGCAACACCAATGGCTCCGTTAGAAATGGCAAAGCCGACAACTCCGGCAGCAACACCAATGACTCCGTTAGAAATGGCAAAGCCGACAACTCCGGCAGCAACACCAATGGCTCCGTTAGAAATGGCAAAGCCGACAACTCCGGCAGCAACACCAATGACTCCGCTAGAAATGGCAAAGCCGACAACTCCTGCAGCAACACCAATGGCTCCGTTAGAAATGGCAAAGCCGACAGCTCCTGCAGCAACACCAATGACTCCGTTAGAAATGGCAAAGCCGACAACTCCGGCAGCAACACCAATGACTCCGTTAGAAATGGCAAAGCCGACAACTCCGGCAGCAACACCAATGACTCCGTTAGAAATGGCAAAGCCGACAACACCGGCAGCAACACCAATGAGCAACCGCTAGAAATGGCAAAGCCGGCAGCTCCTGCAGCAACACCAATGACAACAACTTCACCGGAAATAATGCCTGATATTCCAGCGGCAAATCCAGAAATGGTTCAAATAACACCATTAGTTAAACCGGAGAGAGTACAAACGACGCCATTAGTCAAACCAGAAATATCGGGTATTAACTTAGAAGATATTATAGAGTTTACAAACCTAATTAAAGGATTGATTGGTGATAAGTCAAAGTCTAATGATAAGAAGGTTGATTTTCAAGAAATTTTGAATATAGTAAGTGCAGTAACAAAATCAGATCAAACAAGTGAAAATACAACAATTGATCCCAAGGTAGTTGAAAATGCAAATGAAATAATTCGAGATCTTGTGAGTCAAAAGCCAGTTTCTGCAGGTGCAAATGCTGAAAACGCAGATTGTGGATGCGATAAGTCGGGAAAGACTGTTGATGAACAATTTAGTGAGGCAATGAATTTTTTAATCAAAACATTCCAGAATAAAAAGGATGTTGAACCCAAAGAAGGCGATGTAGGATTTTTAAAAGATCAGATAAATGCTAAATCTGGGTTAGATAAAAAGGCAGAAATAGAGACATTGATACAGACAACATTAAATAAAGATAATAAGAAAGTAGATATTGAATTGGAAAATTTGCTAAAAAGGATAGAAGCCTTTAAAAAAGCGAATCATATGAATGCAATGCAACCGAAAACGGAAAGACCAGAAAAAATTGTGGGTAAGTATGAAAATAATCCTGTAGTAATAAAAGATAACAATAAGACTATAGAGCCACACATTAACATTGCAGTTGTTCCAATAGAAGTGGGAAATATAGGAATAGGAGACAATAAAACAATAAACGTCGAAGATAATGCATTGGTAAAAAAAAATTTAATTTAGACAGAGACGAAATTTTGATTGAATTTGATGAAGAAGAGACAGAATGGGATGATGATGAACCGCTAGATGACCTAGCATCATTGTATAAAATTAGTAAGGCAGTTGATATGGATGAATTAGATGAATTAGAAATGCTTGATGTTGCTGAAGATATGAAAGATGATTTAGACAGTAATTTTAGAGATATAGTTGTCAAAGATGAGGTTGAAACATATAAAGGTGAATTTGATCAATTGAATTATTTGATGAAAAACAAGTTGAAGGCGGTACCATTTGACGGGCAATTTCCTGTAGATTGGGTAACAGTAATGCAAAGTGATTTATTGACATTACCTCAAATAAATGCAGAGTGGTTAAAGCAAGTAAAAAACATAAAGTCCTATAATTATTTTATATTGGGCAAAGATCAAGAACGAAATCAATTTTATGTTGGAATTCCAGCACTTGTATTTAAAAGTCAGAAAAAATTTCCAAAAGTTGACAATATTATAGAATTTGTGTTAAAGCAGCCTAAATCATCAAGATCAACCTGGTCTGGAAACGGATATTGGATAGCAACAATATAAGAAATATTATTGGGTCGTGCATTTGTAATGTGCGGCTCTATTTGTATTTGAAGACTAATACATCTAAACGTATTAGCCTCATTGTTTTAACTTTCAACTCGACGGACTTCATTGACATCATTGATATTAATAATTTTGCGGATAGCTTCTTCGAGTTGTCGTCTATGCGATATAATAAATTTGACATTAAATAGTAAGTCGTGAGTTTTAATTGATTTGACGTTAAGAGATTTGATATCAAGACTCATATCGTTTAGTATTTTTAAAATTTCGGCGACTATATTGGGTCTATCGATACATAATATCTGTATTTCGGTAATATACTGCATTTGTGGAAGCTCAGAATCTTGCCAACTTGCCTGACTGATGCGCTCTGGCTCGTTTTTCATTATATAATTAATGTTGGGGCAGTTGCTTTTGTGAATAGAAATGCCGCGTCCTCGAGTTATATAACCAATTATTTCATCGCCAGGAAGAGGATTGCAGCATTGAGCAAATTTTATGGCAATATCGCCAAGGTCATCTATGATAATTCCGCTTTTGCTTTTAACGTATTCTGTAGGTTGAATAAATTGATCTTCAAATCCTTTTAGGAGATCCTCGTCTTTAATAACTTCTTTGTTAGCCTTAATATTTTCGTCTATGAGTCGGCTTAAGACTTGTTGCTCTTTGATGCTCCCATATCCTATGGCTGCGTAAACTGCTTCCCAATTTTTTAAACCATAGCGCCTATAGACGTTAGTAGTAGCTTCTGGAGTAAGTAAAGAAGCGAGCTTATATGCTTTATGTTTTGCACTAGTTTCGAGCAAATCTTTACCTTTTAAAATATCTTCTTCTTTAAATTGCTTTCGAAACCATTGATTAATTTTATTGCGAGCTTGAGTAGTTGTAACAATGTTTAGCCAATCTCGGCTAGGACCCTTTTTGGAGGCAGAAGTGAGGATTTCGATTCGATCGCCATTTTTAAGAGTGGAGTCGAGGTTAACAATTTTATCATTTACTTTGGCGCCAGTCATTTTATTTCCAATATCAGAATGGATATAATATGCAAAGTCGATAGGTGTCGCTCCTGTTGGGATAGTAATTAGATCGCCTTTTGGAGAAAATACATATACTTGATCGGTATAGATATCTAAGTCAACTTTAATAGCAGAAATGAATTCCTCGTTATCGCTCATGTCTTTTTGCCATTCAAGAATTTGTCGAAGCCAAGCTAACTTTTCTTCCGAAGTATCCTGAAAAAGTCCTTCAATTTTGCCTTCTTTATATTTCCAATGAGCGGCAATGCCATACTCGGCTGTTCTGTGCATTTCCATTGTGCGGATCTGCAATTCAAAGGGAACTCCGTTTGGTCCCATTAATGTGGTGTGTAGAGACTGATACATATTGGGCTTTGGCATAGCAATATAGTCTTTAAATCTGCCAGGAATAGGAGTAAAGATGTCATGTGCAACTCCAAGTACTCCATAACAGTCTTTGACATCTTCTACTATCGCACGAACTGCAAAAAGGTCATAAATTTGATCTATAGTTTTATTTTGATTAACGAGTTTTTTGTAGATACTAAAAAAATGTTTAGGTCGACCCTCAACATTTGCTTTGATGCCAAGTTTATCTAGTTCGTTTCTAATTTTTACAACGATTTGATTAGTTATTTCTACTCGCTCTTGTCTTTTTTTGGCAATGGTTTTGACCAAATAATAATACATATTGGAATTTATATACCTAAGAGATAAATCTTCAAGTTCTGCCTTTAACTTACAAATCCCCAGTCGATTAGCAATAGGGGCATAAATATCCATAGTTTCTCTAGCTATTGCTTGTTGTTTTTCGGGAATCATATATTTGAGCGTTTGCATATTGTGGAGCCTGTCAGCAAGTTTAATCAAGACAACTCTAATATCCTGAGCCATAGCAATAAACATTTTACGATAGTTTTCTACTTGGAGTTCTTCTTTTTGTACTTTTTTATTAGTAGAATGATATTTAATTTGGCTAAGTTTTGTAACTCCATCAACTAACAATGCAACTTCTTTGTTAAAATTCAATTCTATATCTTCGAGAGTCATACTTGTATCTTCGACAACGTCATGTAAGAGTCCGGCTGTAATCGATTCGATATCTAATTCTAAATCTGCTAAAATCTTAGCAACTCCGAGTGGATGAATTATATATGGCTCTCCAGACTTCCTAAGCTGGCCATTATGCGCATTAGATGCAATATCATACGCTTTTTCAATCATACTAAGGTCATCAGACGGGTGATACGCCTGGATAGCTTTAATCAATTTTTCAAAAGTATTAGACATATCGTCCCTCCCTTCTTAATATTGCAATAAAGTTTCTACAATTATGTCTTTTAATAATTCTCTACCTTTAAGACTAGTAAGCTCAATTAAACATACAACCATTACAACTTCACCACCAAGTTTGGTAATAAGATCTACCATTGCCTTATTTGTTCCACCAGTTGCAAGCAAATCGTCTATTAAGATCACCTTTTGACCTGGCAAAATAGCATCCTGATGAATTTCTAAAGTATTTGTTCCATATTCGAGATTATAACTTTGTTGATATGTTTTATATGGAAGTTTACCAGGCTTTCTAATAGGAATAAATCCTTTTTTTAAATTGTAAGCAACGGGAACTCCAAAAATAAATCCCCGAGATTCAGGACCAACTACTAAATCAAAATCAACTTTACTGACGGTTTCGCAAAGTAAATCGATTGAATAAGCTAATCCTACAGGATCTTTCAAAAGAGTGGTAATATCTCTAAATAAAATCCCTTTTTCTGGATAATCTGGTATATCTCTTATAAGTGTTTTTAAATCCATTAATTATTCTCCTTTCAAAAACTGCGATAATTGATTAAAACGAGTAGAGTTTTCGAGCTTATTTTTTGTATAACTTTCAATTCTATAGTATATGCTATTATTGTTGTATTTATAAGACAAAAAACCAAGTTCACAAAATATGTCAATGATTTGTAAAATTTTGTATTCATTTAATTTTAGGGTAAAAGATAATTGGTTTAATGAAATATTATCAGCGGCATATTTTTTTAAATATTGAAAAACAGCAGCGCAATCACTATATGAAGGTATTAATTGAGTAATTTCATAATATGAAAGCCCTTTTAAATGTGTCATAGGAGAGTTTTGAAATTTCGTGTAAAGTTCCAAGTAATATAATGAAGTCGTTTCATTAGCAGATCTAATGGCCGTCATCATAAATTGGATAGTCGTTTTACCGTTCCATTCGTTTTTGGATATACTTCCGGCAATCTCTACTTCTTCGCCTTTATTCAAAAAATTACTTAATTGACCTTGTGAAAAAATAATAACGTCAAGGAATTTATTATTGTCTTCTAAAATAATTTTTAGATGCTCAGATCGTTTTCCCATGTGAATAATTTTGGAAATTTTGCCTTTAACCAATAAAATTGGGCTACTATTATTTTGACCACAAGGTTCTAATGCAGATAAGCTATTATACAGATCTATAGTTACTTCTGAGAGAGGAACTGTAGCATCGATATAAATTTTTGGCGTTAAGAGCTGTTTGTCAAGAATTTCATAATTAGCTTTATTTATATCTTCGGTAAAGTTTCTTATTTTGGAAGCAGATATTGTAAGTCCGGCAGCTTGTGTATGTCCTCCATATTTGATGAGGTATTGCTGTTGTTCAGTAATGGCATTAATAATACTGAAACCGTCGACGCTTCTGGCCGAGCCAACATATTTGTCACCATCAAGCGTGCAGACAATAGTAGGTCGATAATAGTGTTGCGATATTTTAGATGCAACTAATCCTAATACTCCATGATGCCAATCAGTACCAGTAATGACTAAAACTTTTTCTTTGGATAAGTCGATATTGTTTTTTACATATTCAAAGGCAGCGGTAACAATTTCGGCTTCTTTGGCTTTGCGTTTAATATTATTATTATCCAGTATCTGAGCTAGTGTGGCAGCTCTTTGGGTATCCTGCGTAGTAAATAATTCAATCGCAAGATTGGCATCAGACATTCGGCTTATAGCATTAATTCGAGGAGCTACTTGAAAAGCTATTGTATAGGAGGTGGTTGGTTGACTATTCTTATTTATTATGTTTAGCAATGCGCGCAAACCAGGATTGCGAGTATGCGTGATCAATTTAAGACCTAACGAAGCTATAACTCTGCTTTCTTGTAGCAATGGAACCATGTCGGCAATTGTGCCAATTGAAACTAAATCTAAATATTTATATACATATTCTTCTAAGCTAAGTTTTAGTGTCGTGGCTATGGCAGTAATAAGTTTAAATACAATACCAACACCAGCAAGATTTTGAGAAGGATATGTGCAATTGGGTCTTTTATAGTTAACTATACAATGTGCATCTGGAATTTGATCGAGACATTGATGGTGATCAGTTATAATAACATCTATCCCCTTACTGCGAGCAAAATCAACTTCGGCTATTGCTGTAATGCCATTATCAACAGTTACAATTAAATCGGTTTTATTATCGGCTAAATAAAGTATGGCATCAATATTCATACCATATCCTTCTGTAAATCTGTTAGGAATATAATAATTGACTTTGGCACCAACTTCTGTTAAAAACATATATAAAACAGATGTACTGGTAATGCCGTCAGCATCATAATCTCCATAGATAGTGATTTGCTGTTTTTGTGAAATAGCATCTAAAATACGAATCACGGCTTTGTCCATATCTAGCAACGCAAAAGGGTCATGAAGGTCTGCTATTTTAGGATTTAAGAAACTTTCTTTATCAGAATCGAGGATATTTTTTGCTGCTAATATATTATCAATAATACTTTTGTTTGGATTGTTAGAAAGAAATTTCCATTCATAATTGTTTGGAATCATCAGATCACCTCATAAAAAAGTATGGTCAAAAATCAAAAATTATAAACATAAAAAAAACGATAGAATGTTGAGCTCTTCTATCGTCTTATAAACTATTGTATAAAAAATAACTGCTAAGTCCTTAGAAAGTTACTTTGGAATGATATTAAACAAAACTAATCTATATTTATGCAAACTTTTCATCATGAAATACAGCATTAACTTTATATTTTAAAATTATATAATATAGATTATAATCGTCTGTGGTAGTATCCGATATGTTCGCCATATTGATTCGCTATGTTAGATAATTGGCTAGTTAAAGATTCGTCTGGAGGAGCAGTGTATTTGACTGGTCGAGAATAAATTTTGGAATCTTCTTTCTTTTTCTTTAAGGCTTCCTCGCGTTCTTTAACTCTTTCCGCAGCGATTTTTTCTTCTAGCTTAGAAATCTCAACATCATATGATTTAAGATCGGATTTGATTTCTACTAAGGAGCTACCGTTGGCTAAAGTTTGAGAAATCAATTCGTTTTTAATTTCTAAAATCTTGTCTTTTTGTTTTGAGAGTGTATCTATAACGGACATTGCTTTGCCTTGTTTAGAAATTGTGAAAAAATTTTGATACTTATCTTGAGATGTATTTGATTGAGACTGAGATTGAGAAGACGATTCAACTTGAGAATCATCACCATAATTTATTTTTCCATAAGTATTATTAACTCTATATTGATTTAACGCTTTTATGCTCATAGTAATACCCCCTGTGAAATTAAGTTTAGTAATATAATCTACACATGATATATCGACGAATTTAGATAATTCTTGATGATATATCTGTAAAATATATGATAATCGTAGTAAAACTGCAAAAAAAATTACAAAATGTGGGAATTAAATTGGTAAATTTTAAAAATTCGATAATTGGAAAATCAAGGAAATAACAATTTTGTCCCAAAAAGTAATGATTGTGGTATAAATAGCATATACTGATATAAGTAATACTATGAAGGGAGATAAAAATCATGGTAGATACAATATCAGAAGTATTGCCAAGGCATATAAAGAATATGATGCTGAAAATAAATCCTAGAATAATTAATGAATTAGAAGAAATTCGAATTAGAATTAGTAAGCCTATTATTTTGAGAACACATGATAATGAATTTGGAATTTTTGAAAATGGTGCTTGTAAGCCTAACAAAGGCTATTGTGCTAATAAAACAGATATAGATGGAATTTTAAAATTTGCTAGTGGATTTTCGATGTACGCAATAGAAGATGAATTGAGATCTGGATTTATTACTATTGCCGGCGGTCATAGAATAGGAGTTGTTGGTAGAGCAGTTATAGATAATAAAAATTTAAAAACAATAACAAACATATCAGCAATAAATATAAGAATTGCACGAGAAGTGGTAGGTGCAGGTAATAAAATTGTTCCATACATATATAAAAATAGAAAAATTTGTAATACGCTGATTGTTTCTCCGCCTAAATGTGGAAAAACAACAATTCTGCGAGATGTTATAAGAAATCTGAGTAATGGAGAAAGCTTGGATGTTTCTTATCACGTAGGAATAGTGGACGAGCGTTCAGAAATAGCTGCTTGCTATATGGGTATTCCACAAAACGATGTAGGAATTAGAACGGATGTATTAGATTCTGCACCAAAAGCTGAAGGCATTTTAATGCTACTTAGATCTATGTCTCCAGAAATAATTGCTGTAGATGAGATAGGACGAGATGAAGACTACAAAGCAATTTTTGATGCGTTGATTGTGGGAGTTACAGTTATATGTACAATTCATGGGAGCAGTTTAAATGATTGTTTAAATAAACCTCTATTAAAAGATATGTTAGATAAAAAATTATTTGAGCGAATCATTATTCTATCAAATAATCCAAAAGTAGGAACAGTTAAAGAAGTAATAGATGTTAGAAATAATTATAATATTATAAGATAGAATAATAAAAAAATTTTAAGAAAGGAGAAAATAGTATGAATACAATAGGGATGGCGTTAATATTGATATCATGTACACTTTGTGGTTTTGCATATGATGCCAATGAGAAAAAAAGAGTTCTACAGTTGGACGAGCTATTTTTGGGGTTTAACCTGCTAAAGAGTGAAATAGATTATAAGCTGACGCCTTTAATAGAGGCTTTGCAAGAAGTTGCGAGTCAAACTGAACAAGGAGTGGACAGGCTGTTTGGTTTATATTCACAAAAGTTGAATCAGCGGGATGAAATGGATACCAAAAAAATGTGGAAACAAACATTGATGGAAGCAAATCATTGGCTGCGACTAAAAGAAGAAGATTTAAAATTATTGGAATCTTTTGGCACAATGTCATCGCATTTTGATAGAGAGGTTCAACGAAATAACATCACCTGGTTACTCGAAAGTTTAAAGCAAAGACGAGATCAAGCAAATGAATTATATGAGAAGCGTAGCAAATTGTATCGTAGTATGGGAGTTTTAATAGGTTTATCAATAGTTATAGTATTAATATAGGGAGGTTATATGATGGATATTACATTAATTCTTAAGATTGCAGGTTTGGGACTTGGGCTCTGGGCAGTGCAAGAAATTTTAAAAAATTCTGGAATGGGCAAAGCCGCAGACTATGTTGGAATTGCTGGTACATTAGTAGTAGTAATGATTATGGTTAATGAAATAATGGGATTTTTTACTACAGTACAAACATTCTTTACATTTTAGGGTGGTGGTTAGATGAATATCTTACAATTAGTAAGTTTTGCGGCAATTGGAGTTGTAATAATTAAAATACTTGATGCCATTGGCTCAAAAGTTACAACATACATAAAAGTTTTAATAGGGCTATCAATTTTTGGATTTGCGTGTACGCAGTTAGATGTTATTTTTGATATAATCAGAGATTTGGCAAGTAAGATTAATATGGAAGGAACTTATCTAACGATTATTTTCAAGATTATAGGAATTGCTTATATTGCAGAGTTTGGATTACATTTATGTAAAGATGCAGGTGAAGAAGGCATCGGAAAAAAGATAGAATTTGCAGCAAAAGTAATGATTTTTGTAGTGGCAGCCCCTGTAATTTTAGCACTCATTGATCTTATCACTGGACTTTTATAAGGAAAGGGGACAACAATGCAAAAGATTAAATTGTTAATAGCGCTAGTTATTTGCCTCTTTGGAGTGTGTGAGACAATGGCAACAGAAGAGGCAGGGAGTATCAATACAGATTTAATTATAGAAACACAGCTAGAAATGTTTAATTGGGATGAGATTGAGAAGTTAGAAGCAGATCTTTCTCAAAACGTTCCAGAACTAAAGGACTTCGATTTAAAACATGAAGTTGGATTAGTTCTTAGTGGACAAAAAAAGTTTAATTTAGAAACAATATTAGAATTTATAAAGGATAGTATATTTGCAGAGTTTTTTACATATTTGAATGTAATCGTAAGATTTATTTTGATTGTGATAGTCTGCAACATGTTGAATAATTTAAGCGCTGCGTTCGATTCTAAAAACACAACTAAGATAGCTTTTTTTGTTTGTAATATTGTGATATTATATAGTGTAATGCAGTCTTTGGTATTAATAGTAGAGCTGGCACATAGAACGATAGAAACATTGCAAGGGATAATGTTAATCATGTTACCAACATTGCTAGCGTTTATGGCGGCGTCGGGATATATTGCAACGTCGGCCGCGATGTCGCCAGTAGTTATTGGAGCACTAAATATGATGGTATTTATAATACAAAATATATTGTTGCCTAACGTAGTGATAGTAGTAGTATTACAAATATTGAATCAGATGAGCAATGAATTTGAAATCAATAAATTAATAGCGTTATATTATAAAGTAAACAAATGGATTTTGGGAACAATATTTGGGAGTAGTATAGCAATACTGGGAATATATAGAATGTCGTTGCCGTTCACCGATGTAACAATGAAGCGAGTTGGACTATCGCTGTCTACAAAGTTGATACCAATCGTGGGAAATGCCGTAGGTGGTGCAGTAGACATGATTATCCAAATATCTGGAATGATTAAAAATGCATTTGGAGTAGGTGTAATTATTTTCATAGTAATAGTAATTGCAATGCCACTAATCAAAATCTTTGCGTATATATTTTTATATCATGTTGCGGGAGCAATTATTGAACCGCTTGGAGACAAGAAAATGGCAAAGATTGCAACAGATATTGCAAAGGGATGTGAGTTTGTAATGAGTTGCGTGGGTACTGTATCAATTTTGTCTATCCTGGCACTGGTAGTTTGCATGAGTGTGGGATCGAGCTTATTATAAAGGAGAGAGATGATGATATCAAATTTTATTGAATATCTGATGACGCTGGTGTGGGTAATGCTCTTTCTGGTTGTTGTCGAAATGGTTTTTCCAAGCTCAGCTCTCCAAAAATATATAAAGCTAATATTGAGATTTATATTAGTATATACAATTTTGGCTCCAATTATAAAAGGAGGCCTCTTTGAGACAATTCAGTATGATGAGTATGTCAATTCGTATCAAGATCAATTTGATATGATGACAGAAGGAGGAACTCAGATGCATAATTATGAGCAGGAGCTAAAAGAAAATTATGAGCTGCGTGAAATTGAAATTATTGAGCAAGCAGTGGAAAAAGAACTTGACATGAATGCTGAAGTAGTGGTATCTTCTATAGTGAGGAATTATATACCTCAGTTAACTGATATAGAAATAACAGTTTCAAAAAATGAATCAACGGATGACGGATTGATAAAAGTACCAAAAATAGTGATAGGAAAAAAATCAGATAGTGTACGACTGTATAAAGAAAATATTGAAAAAGAAATAAAAAATTTATTAAGCAACTTCTATAATTTAGGACAAGTTAATATAAATATAGAAGTACAAAATGTGGATTGAGCAAGAAATCGACAGCATTGTTTTTGGCAACAGCTATTTTGGGAGTTATGATAACGGTAATTTATGAAAAGCCTGAAAATGACGCATTGCTAGGAACAGAAAGCTTTGCACAGCAATCGTCGCCAATTGTAGGAGAAGTATTGAGCAAAAATGTTAAGGAGCCACAAGATACATACGCTGTACAAATAGAAAAACAATTAGAGGATATTTTAAAAAATATACAAGGATTAGGTTCAGTAGAAGTAATGGTAACGTTAAAAACATCATCTGAAAAAATATTGGCAGAAGATGTAAATTTAAGAAAAAATACAGTTAGTGAAATGGACTCACAAGGTGGGACAAGTACTGTAACAGAAGAAGACGAAATAAATAATGTAATAATGAGTGGAAGTTCTCCGTATGTAATTCGTGAAGATATGCCACAGATAGAAGGCGTATTAGTTGTTGCGGGTGGAGGAGACAATATTGGTGTAAAGAATGCAGTAATAGAAGCTGTATCATCGCTGTTGGACATACCAGTACATAAGGTATCAGTATTTAAAATGGAAAACAAATAGGGAGGATAAATAAATGCTAAATTTTAAAAGGAATCAATTAATAATTACGGTTCTAGTATTTATGATTGCAATCGGTGGATACTTGCAGTTAACAACAGATCCGCAAAATCTACCAGCTTTTGTAAATGAAGACCAAACAGAAGATATCAAAGTTCAAGAACAAGTTACCGATATTAATTATTTTGAAAAATTTTTAACACTTCCTCCAGATATGGAAGATAGCGATATGGTAACAGATGAAACTTTACAAAATACAACAATGCTAGATGGCGCAACAGGAATGGAAGTAATAATAACTAAGGCAGATGGATCACAAAATGTATCATCTACAAATGTAGCAGCAGTTAGTTACTTTGCAGAAGAAAAAATGATTCGTGAACAACAAAGATCTACCCAAATAGAAGAGTTAAACGAATATATAGCGAATTCGGCTATCGATGAAAATTCAAAATCTAAAGCGGCACAGTCTTTGTTAAATCTTCAAGATAAGATTGAAAAAGAAAACGGATCTGAATCGTTATTGCGTGCTAAAGGATTTTCAGATGTATATGTAAGAATGGACGAAACTGCTGTGGATGTTATAGTTAACCGACCTCAGTTAACAGATGCAGAAATTGCACAAATTGAGGAAATTGTAAGTCGAACAACTGGCTACAGAGTTAGTCAAATTAAAATTCATATTAATAGTTGATAAAATATTTTATAGGCAAATTATCTTGTGACACGGGAAACCGTGTTATTTTTTTTGAAATTTAGATCATACCTGTCTTGAAATTTATCCCAAAACATATTATGATATATAAAAATACTTAAGGAGGCTGTTGTAATGGATTTTCAAAGAATAATTTGGGGAGATGAATCTTGTCCTCATTGGATTTTAGGAATGCATCAATGTGTAATGGAAGATAAAGAGAGAATTACGATGTGTGTGTTTTGTCCAGATGCTAGAGAGCTAACAGTAGTTAACAAAGTAAATGAAAAGGAATATATGATAC is a genomic window of Candidatus Epulonipiscium viviparus containing:
- the recJ gene encoding single-stranded-DNA-specific exonuclease RecJ, which translates into the protein MIPNNYEWKFLSNNPNKSIIDNILAAKNILDSDKESFLNPKIADLHDPFALLDMDKAVIRILDAISQKQQITIYGDYDADGITSTSVLYMFLTEVGAKVNYYIPNRFTEGYGMNIDAILYLADNKTDLIVTVDNGITAIAEVDFARSKGIDVIITDHHQCLDQIPDAHCIVNYKRPNCTYPSQNLAGVGIVFKLITAIATTLKLSLEEYVYKYLDLVSIGTIADMVPLLQESRVIASLGLKLITHTRNPGLRALLNIINKNSQPTTSYTIAFQVAPRINAISRMSDANLAIELFTTQDTQRAATLAQILDNNNIKRKAKEAEIVTAAFEYVKNNIDLSKEKVLVITGTDWHHGVLGLVASKISQHYYRPTIVCTLDGDKYVGSARSVDGFSIINAITEQQQYLIKYGGHTQAAGLTISASKIRNFTEDINKANYEILDKQLLTPKIYIDATVPLSEVTIDLYNSLSALEPCGQNNSSPILLVKGKISKIIHMGKRSEHLKIILEDNNKFLDVIIFSQGQLSNFLNKGEEVEIAGSISKNEWNGKTTIQFMMTAIRSANETTSLYYLELYTKFQNSPMTHLKGLSYYEITQLIPSYSDCAAVFQYLKKYAADNISLNQLSFTLKLNEYKILQIIDIFCELGFLSYKYNNNSIYYRIESYTKNKLENSTRFNQLSQFLKGE
- a CDS encoding adenine phosphoribosyltransferase, whose translation is MDLKTLIRDIPDYPEKGILFRDITTLLKDPVGLAYSIDLLCETVSKVDFDLVVGPESRGFIFGVPVAYNLKKGFIPIRKPGKLPYKTYQQSYNLEYGTNTLEIHQDAILPGQKVILIDDLLATGGTNKAMVDLITKLGGEVVMVVCLIELTSLKGRELLKDIIVETLLQY
- the spoIIIAA gene encoding stage III sporulation protein AA; its protein translation is MVDTISEVLPRHIKNMMLKINPRIINELEEIRIRISKPIILRTHDNEFGIFENGACKPNKGYCANKTDIDGILKFASGFSMYAIEDELRSGFITIAGGHRIGVVGRAVIDNKNLKTITNISAINIRIAREVVGAGNKIVPYIYKNRKICNTLIVSPPKCGKTTILRDVIRNLSNGESLDVSYHVGIVDERSEIAACYMGIPQNDVGIRTDVLDSAPKAEGILMLLRSMSPEIIAVDEIGRDEDYKAIFDALIVGVTVICTIHGSSLNDCLNKPLLKDMLDKKLFERIIILSNNPKVGTVKEVIDVRNNYNIIR
- a CDS encoding RelA/SpoT family protein, which produces MSNTFEKLIKAIQAYHPSDDLSMIEKAYDIASNAHNGQLRKSGEPYIIHPLGVAKILADLELDIESITAGLLHDVVEDTSMTLEDIELNFNKEVALLVDGVTKLSQIKYHSTNKKVQKEELQVENYRKMFIAMAQDIRVVLIKLADRLHNMQTLKYMIPEKQQAIARETMDIYAPIANRLGICKLKAELEDLSLRYINSNMYYYLVKTIAKKRQERVEITNQIVVKIRNELDKLGIKANVEGRPKHFFSIYKKLVNQNKTIDQIYDLFAVRAIVEDVKDCYGVLGVAHDIFTPIPGRFKDYIAMPKPNMYQSLHTTLMGPNGVPFELQIRTMEMHRTAEYGIAAHWKYKEGKIEGLFQDTSEEKLAWLRQILEWQKDMSDNEEFISAIKVDLDIYTDQVYVFSPKGDLITIPTGATPIDFAYYIHSDIGNKMTGAKVNDKIVNLDSTLKNGDRIEILTSASKKGPSRDWLNIVTTTQARNKINQWFRKQFKEEDILKGKDLLETSAKHKAYKLASLLTPEATTNVYRRYGLKNWEAVYAAIGYGSIKEQQVLSRLIDENIKANKEVIKDEDLLKGFEDQFIQPTEYVKSKSGIIIDDLGDIAIKFAQCCNPLPGDEIIGYITRGRGISIHKSNCPNINYIMKNEPERISQASWQDSELPQMQYITEIQILCIDRPNIVAEILKILNDMSLDIKSLNVKSIKTHDLLFNVKFIISHRRQLEEAIRKIININDVNEVRRVES